A genomic stretch from Cloacibacterium caeni includes:
- a CDS encoding adenosine deaminase, whose product MDIISYIKKVPKAELHLHIEGTFEPELMFEIAQRNQVKIPYNSVEEVKKAYQFNCLQDFLDIYYAGASVLLYEQDFYDLTMAYFKHCAEENVVHTEIMFDPQTHTKRGVSFETVISGIKRAQDDAEKNFGITSYLIMSYLRHLSEEDAFETLEQSLPYKHLIKAVGLDSSEKGNPPSKFQKVFAASVKEGYKIVAHAGEEGPAEYVWEALDLLKIDRIDHGNNSLTDEKLVNYLVENKMALTVCPLSNTALRVVDDLKQHPIKKMLDLGIKATVNSDDPAYFGGYITKNYTEIIEALNLSLEEVKTLVSNSFEYSFLDEETKKKYLQMVHKN is encoded by the coding sequence ATGGATATTATCTCTTATATCAAAAAAGTTCCAAAAGCAGAATTACACTTGCACATCGAAGGAACTTTTGAACCTGAATTAATGTTTGAAATTGCTCAAAGAAATCAGGTTAAAATTCCCTACAACAGTGTGGAAGAAGTAAAAAAAGCGTATCAATTTAACTGTCTTCAAGATTTTCTAGACATATATTATGCAGGAGCAAGTGTTTTGCTTTACGAACAAGATTTCTATGATTTGACCATGGCTTATTTCAAGCATTGTGCAGAAGAAAACGTAGTACACACCGAAATTATGTTTGATCCTCAAACCCATACCAAAAGAGGGGTTTCTTTTGAAACGGTAATTTCTGGAATCAAGAGAGCTCAAGATGATGCAGAGAAAAATTTCGGGATTACTTCTTATTTGATTATGAGTTACTTAAGACATTTGTCAGAAGAAGACGCTTTCGAAACTTTAGAGCAATCATTGCCTTATAAACATTTGATTAAAGCAGTAGGATTAGATTCTTCGGAGAAAGGAAATCCACCTTCTAAATTCCAAAAAGTTTTTGCGGCTTCAGTGAAAGAAGGTTATAAAATTGTAGCTCACGCTGGTGAAGAAGGACCTGCAGAATATGTTTGGGAAGCACTAGATTTATTAAAAATCGACAGAATAGACCACGGAAATAATAGTTTAACGGATGAAAAATTGGTTAATTATTTAGTGGAAAACAAAATGGCTTTAACGGTTTGTCCACTTTCTAACACTGCTCTTCGAGTGGTAGATGATTTAAAACAACATCCTATTAAAAAAATGCTCGATTTGGGAATAAAAGCTACTGTAAATTCTGATGATCCGGCTTATTTTGGAGGTTACATTACTAAAAATTACACTGAAATTATTGAAGCGCTAAACTTATCATTAGAAGAGGTAAAAACATTGGTGAGCAATTCATTTGAGTATTCATTCTTAGACGAAGAAACTAAAAAGAAATACTTACAAATGGTTCATAAGAATTAA
- a CDS encoding OmpP1/FadL family transporter → MFKKSLTILSIASAFYLQAQDVSIIRNSVDVYSSNPLTGSAKFNAMAGSMGALGGDLSAININPASVGVFITGNISGTLAINNSKTTSSFSNAANSYKLNNADIGQLGGVAVFETSGNTPWKFVNFGVNYTNQNLEEYIETPANSSYKFQDSNLVDTNGNPVTGTFTSLGHAYDRTGNLTNMNIAFGGNYDNKFYVGGSLNFKGATIEQYDSSRLSLDVDNNNSYVLNKQGTPYTEDSNGFSVSAGIIGKINNNIRLGASIESPTWWTQYRTYSEVNEDNLGYYFDYYDEDRKFTSPMKATLSGAFVMNKNFALNVDYSLGLTKPKYKDPGPLPNGEESAEHQLNDFFNSNYKNLSELRVGGEYRYNNFRLRGGYGISNSPFDNIYGKNNFIGKRETLGVGFGFDFKSFYIDAAYNKITTNSTNVYGDGNYYSLANNGDVEFFTNNPNTFTSKLEDVKNNVTLTLGWKF, encoded by the coding sequence ATGTTTAAAAAATCTTTAACAATATTAAGTATTGCATCTGCATTTTATCTTCAAGCGCAAGATGTTTCGATTATCAGAAATTCTGTAGATGTTTATTCTTCCAATCCATTAACTGGTTCTGCAAAATTTAATGCAATGGCAGGTTCTATGGGAGCTTTAGGAGGAGATCTTTCTGCAATCAATATCAATCCTGCAAGTGTGGGAGTTTTCATCACTGGAAATATCAGTGGAACTTTAGCGATTAATAATTCTAAAACCACATCTTCTTTTTCTAATGCTGCAAACTCTTATAAATTAAACAATGCAGATATAGGTCAATTAGGAGGAGTTGCCGTTTTTGAAACCAGTGGAAACACACCATGGAAATTTGTAAATTTTGGAGTGAATTACACCAATCAAAATTTAGAAGAATACATAGAAACACCAGCGAATTCTAGCTATAAATTTCAAGATAGCAATTTGGTAGATACCAATGGAAATCCTGTTACAGGAACTTTTACTTCTCTAGGTCATGCTTATGACAGAACGGGAAATCTTACCAATATGAACATCGCTTTTGGTGGAAATTATGATAATAAATTCTATGTGGGAGGTTCCCTTAATTTCAAAGGAGCTACGATTGAGCAATACGATTCTTCTAGACTCTCACTAGATGTAGACAATAATAATAGCTACGTTTTAAATAAACAAGGAACGCCTTATACTGAAGATTCTAATGGATTCTCGGTTTCTGCCGGTATTATTGGAAAAATTAATAATAATATACGATTAGGAGCGTCTATTGAATCACCAACTTGGTGGACTCAATACAGAACTTACAGCGAAGTAAACGAAGATAATTTAGGGTATTACTTTGATTATTATGATGAAGACAGAAAATTCACTTCTCCTATGAAAGCAACTTTGAGTGGAGCTTTCGTAATGAATAAGAATTTCGCGCTAAACGTAGACTATTCATTAGGTTTAACCAAACCGAAATACAAAGATCCCGGACCTTTACCAAATGGTGAAGAGTCTGCTGAACATCAACTGAATGATTTTTTTAATTCAAATTACAAAAACTTATCAGAGCTTAGAGTAGGAGGTGAGTATCGTTACAACAACTTCAGATTAAGAGGTGGTTACGGAATTTCTAATTCTCCATTCGATAATATATATGGTAAAAATAATTTTATTGGTAAAAGAGAAACTTTAGGTGTAGGATTCGGATTTGATTTTAAATCATTCTATATTGATGCAGCTTACAATAAAATTACCACCAATTCTACCAATGTTTACGGAGATGGTAATTATTACAGTTTAGCGAATAACGGAGATGTAGAATTCTTTACGAATAATCCTAATACTTTTACTTCTAAATTAGAAGATGTTAAGAACAATGTAACGCTTACATTAGGCTGGAAATTCTAA
- a CDS encoding class I SAM-dependent DNA methyltransferase, translated as MSWFKEWFNTPYYHILYKDRDFVEAENFIRNLTQDLQLSKDSKIIDLACGKGRHSVFLQQLGYEVLGVDLSEESIEHNKQFETSSTETPKLTFEVHDMRNELYPNVSSEKVNAVFNLFTSFGYFDDDEDDRKVFSSVKNVLQNDGIFVLDFLNEKFVKNTLVDETTVTKDGIDFLIKKRIEQNHVIKDIFFEDKGESFHYFEKVKLHTLEEIKNIAESFGFEAVKIWGNYQLEDFERETSPRCIFQFRVKN; from the coding sequence ATGAGTTGGTTCAAAGAATGGTTTAACACACCTTATTATCATATTCTCTACAAAGACAGAGATTTTGTAGAAGCAGAAAATTTCATTAGAAATCTTACCCAAGATTTACAACTTTCTAAAGATTCTAAAATCATTGATTTAGCTTGTGGAAAAGGCAGACATTCTGTTTTTTTGCAACAATTAGGCTATGAAGTTTTAGGAGTAGATTTGTCCGAAGAAAGCATAGAACACAATAAACAGTTTGAAACCTCATCGACTGAAACTCCAAAATTGACATTTGAAGTTCACGACATGAGAAATGAACTTTATCCCAATGTTTCTTCTGAAAAAGTAAATGCAGTTTTCAATTTATTCACCAGTTTTGGGTATTTTGATGATGATGAAGATGACAGAAAAGTATTTTCTTCGGTAAAAAATGTTTTACAAAACGATGGGATTTTCGTTTTGGATTTTCTCAATGAAAAATTTGTGAAAAACACTTTGGTTGATGAAACTACTGTTACCAAAGACGGAATAGATTTTCTCATCAAAAAAAGAATAGAACAAAACCATGTCATCAAAGATATTTTCTTTGAAGATAAAGGAGAGTCCTTTCATTATTTCGAAAAAGTAAAACTTCATACTTTAGAAGAAATAAAAAATATCGCCGAAAGTTTCGGTTTTGAAGCAGTAAAAATCTGGGGAAATTATCAGTTAGAAGATTTTGAAAGAGAAACTTCCCCGAGATGTATTTTCCAGTTCAGAGTTAAAAATTAA
- a CDS encoding ZIP family metal transporter, with the protein MIIILLILSVIIGVFLGKYFGKSQSFAKNLLILSAGFLITVCVSEVFPEVYEADDHNIGIWIIGGVLLQMILESLTKGFEHGHFHHHHEEKNILPIALMAGMFVHAFLEGIPLANITDVTSPYLLGIVFHNLPISFILGTFLLREKSGAFSWFIIALFALASPLGMVFGDYFNPNWQPYFLALVGGIFLHISSVIIFESNKNHKMDWQKLFLVIAGVGLALVNHLFHAHH; encoded by the coding sequence ATGATTATTATTCTATTGATTTTAAGCGTTATCATTGGTGTTTTTCTGGGAAAATATTTCGGAAAGAGCCAATCATTTGCTAAAAATTTACTGATTCTAAGTGCTGGTTTTTTGATTACGGTTTGTGTAAGCGAAGTTTTTCCAGAAGTCTATGAAGCAGATGACCACAATATTGGAATTTGGATTATTGGTGGCGTTTTGCTGCAAATGATTTTAGAAAGTCTTACCAAAGGTTTCGAGCATGGGCATTTTCACCATCATCATGAAGAAAAAAACATTTTACCAATTGCTTTAATGGCGGGAATGTTTGTTCACGCGTTTTTAGAAGGAATTCCTTTAGCCAATATTACAGATGTAACTTCTCCTTATTTATTGGGAATTGTGTTCCATAATTTGCCAATTTCATTTATTCTAGGTACATTTTTATTAAGAGAAAAAAGTGGCGCTTTTTCTTGGTTTATTATCGCCTTATTTGCATTGGCATCACCATTAGGAATGGTTTTTGGTGATTATTTTAATCCAAATTGGCAACCTTATTTCTTGGCATTAGTTGGCGGAATTTTCTTACATATCTCATCAGTAATTATTTTCGAAAGCAATAAAAATCACAAAATGGATTGGCAAAAACTTTTTTTAGTGATTGCTGGAGTTGGACTAGCGTTAGTAAATCATTTGTTTCACGCTCATCATTAA